The following is a genomic window from Spodoptera frugiperda isolate SF20-4 chromosome 18, AGI-APGP_CSIRO_Sfru_2.0, whole genome shotgun sequence.
tagcacatctctggtggtagAGCACCCTTACGCTTTTCATCTAATAGCTAGCTAATGTCACATCAATGGACGTCCACTTTTTGACAGCTACAATAATTGGACAAATAGACCGCTTAGCAGATTAGTGCCATCTAGTGAGCAAAAATAGGTAGGTGTGTATATACTCACCCATATTAGTGTCATGGCTGCCGAACATGAACATGATCATGCCCACGGATATGAGCACCGCGGTCACGTACTCGTACACCTCGTACTTGTTGCGCGACACCAACTTGCCCATCAACATCACGGGGATCACCTTGCAGGACTTCGATAGCACCTgcaattttatacatataccatATTTTTACTAATCCAACACTCGCGCCATCTTTTCCTATACCTGTTGTCTACTGATGTTATAAAGAGTAAAGGTAATTTATCACACTAAATAGCTTTCAAACATCAGTAGCTATGGCATcagtttgttataaaattacttCTTATTCAGAGAAAATGTACACTAATGTACAATTTGAGAGTATAGAATCTATTTTgataacaacgccatctattgaacgtttcaactaacttttgaaGTTTAGTGCTAACGGACTAAACTTAAAATAGCAAACAATTAAGCATACATAAAGAGTAGTAAGCTGGGTCACCTGTGTGGGGAAGCTGACGTACTTGAGTGCCTCGTACTGGCACCAGGCGCTGACGACGTTGGTGAGCGAGCAGTAGGAGAACTTGTAGAGCGGCACGGGCGCCAGCGCGGCGCGGGAGCAGGCCAggcgcgcgcccgccgccgccagcGCCGCCAGCCGGTTCACGAACACCAGGAACTGCGAGTCGCTGAACCGGAGCGTACTGCCGTCCGACATCACGTACACCTGCACACTCACAACGTATGTTCAAACAATACATTGGGAGTCGAACGATCTAAATAGAATGTCACTATCggtctaacgcccgaatactcaaacgctactcaattttaagttgtacttacaACAGGCAATACATTTGGGAGTCGGTccctaaccgccgtactcaaagtcatttaaatattacttagcagagtccttagctattgttttccaTACATAATCGtaactaagaaatagtttaagatATCATTTAATGACTCTCAGCACCGTAATAAATCCCTAAGTCGAGAAGTCCTTACTACGATAATTGGGGAAAAAATGTTTGTGAGGCAAACAATCATCACAGTTAAAAAGTTTGGAGAtcaataataaagaatattaactcACCGAGTTCAATAGCGTCTTCTTAAGACACTGTCATAACTGGCAAGAACTTCTTCCAAATTTTTATTCGCACTCTTACAGAATGAAggcgtaataatattatgtttatgctACACAAACACGTGTGTAAAACTAGTGGCAAGTAGATGCAGTCGTGTCAAAGCCgctacacaacacaacacaataatCTGCATGCACTGATGTATGTATCTAGGTTCAGCCTCGCATAGTTACCACTAACCAGGTTATTGGACCCACATCACATCTTGTATGATGTTTAGTAAATACAATGCCAGAATATGAATACGAATGGTCGCTTCAACtaaattctttaaaaactttacatCTTATACCACGTGATAGTCGCCTACATTTATCTATATGAGTGTTACCTGTGTCATGATCTTCTCTTGCAGCAGCCCCCAAACGAGGTATGAGGACATGAGGCCGATGAAGCAGAACGCGAGCTGCGCGCCCTCTCGCGTCGGACTCTCGTCCTTGCGCACCTTGGCCGCGTCGGGCAGGCGCTCGCCCGGCTCTCCGAAACAAGTGAACAGCACGCGCCACGTCCGCCCCGCGTTACCTGTGGCATGGTGTCTCtttattatacttacttttGTATCAACTCTCGTGAAACACGTcaaatatgagcccctagcatagcttgaaactattcAAGTTAGTTATgagtaaaaaactattaaattatgGCAAATGAAAAAATGTTGATTCAGCGACAACAACACAACTTATAACTAAAGTATTGTATGAACCAATCATGCTACATGTTGCGTGTTTCGGGAAATACATTCCCATTAATTAAGTAGCAAACATCAGCTGTGTGCGGTGAAACTGCtgataagattttattaaatagatctgttagttattaatttgttacatgAGGTCGAATATCAGTAGTGGCTAGCTAGGCATTGACTACTGACATGTGCGGCTGTGTCCAGTGAACTCGGCTCATGTTGCCATCACTTCCTGTCCACATGTCACTAATTACCTAATTACAAAAACGACattcctacaaaaatattagacatgtgtTTTGTACTGTAAAGTCAAATTATTACTTGTTAGGGAATTGCTCAGTACATAAACAGCAATCGAGTCACCTATCGGACTACATAGCAGCATATAATGTATCATGCCACCTTCATACTAAGCAAAAAGTAGAAAATTTGCTAAACATTGAGCAACATGATATTCAACATGTTTGTGTGTTTACTGTACATGTAGGTAAATAGGTATGTAAACTATCATATTAACTTGAATAGTCAGTAATAACAACATGATGCTGATACACTGAATTATAAtcaacagaaaattaaaaacaatgtatcAAAGCGCAACTAATGAATGAGTCGGAACAAAATAATCAGGACACTAATTGACCCTTATGGATAAATACTCACTTATCTTATCAAAGTAGTTGAttttttccaaatatttatacataatgaaCATGGGCAGCAGCACGGTGGAGTATCCCACCAGGTTCAGCAGCAGCTTGAAGAACCTGCAACAGTAGGGAGACACATGTACTTTGCACCAACTCCACTGTCATATTGTTAGACTGAGACATCCATGCTCGCTTGTTGCCAAATACCTTTATCTaggaaattgtattgtaatgtcTTACCATGAATACTCGATATCGCTGAGTGCGGCGGACTGCTCGTAGACATCGATGAGCAGGTGGTACACGTGGGAGACGAGCCACATCACCCCCACGCACACCAGCCCCATACACCTGCCATACATCACAAACATGTTACTAAATATTAACTAACTCATACAACATTTACAATGAGTTTCTAATTGGTACTTTTCAACTGAACTTTTACTGAAAAATTGATTATGCACAGGTACAGACTTACTTgcactttttattaaatttgttattGAACTGCAGAccatagttaataataaattacactaTATAAGGAGACAAACAAAATGCGAACGAATAAAAgtcaaataaactaaattaaacggATAACAGTAATACAGTAATACTACTGTAGGTGTACACCTAATCACAATTTATTCACAACACTATCAATATTCTTACGAATATTCACACTTAATGACTGTATAGAGCTGCTAGTAGGGATTTCTACAAGAAGTTAAAGTGTCTTATACTTCCTGCACATTTACGTACTATGTCTCTACTGTAtctttatattatgaaattaataaacctaaacaataatctttttataataagtttaagTGAAAACTCACCATACCGCTATTCCCGACGACATTATTACTAAACACTTTTACCAAACAATCACAAAATATTtctaacaaatacaaaaatactgatTGATATGTTGCTGAATGTTTTATATCGTctattactattttaaaaataatattttcattgtttcagCAAACTTCCGACACATCCTCACTCGACCCATATTTACGAAAACGTCAACTTTGACAACTAGCGATACGATAGCGACCGCGATGAGTGATGAGATCTTATgactttgacatcactaaatgttgccaatttttttttttttttttttttttttttttttttttttttttttgaattgtcaatatatttaattattaatctaaactaacacattatttacaacttaaaaataccaaaaaaataaggaataaaaactaacttaaaactaaaataaaggcaataggcgtggttaggtgtggttaggcgtcgaagtactcgtccgcatcgctgtcactggggaacgttcccagaagactggccgcattgccacgttgtatggcaatgcttatcttttgaccgaagaaatagccagccttctggtcacgcgtagagtcgaatagcttatgtgcaatttctttatatagagaatgtgcaccaggaccccatggcccaagtgtttttaccccaaacggctcaaaacaataattgccaactaagttagaatatttgcgCCGCTTGAGGTCCTCTGCCGCGGAAGCAGCCGCACCAGCGCATGCAGCAGTACTTAGAAGGTGAGATGGCGCAAGGGTGTCTACACACGTAGCGTCCCACACCAAAGGCCTACCCATCTTCCAAGGCAGCAACGACATACCATCTGGTCTCTTGCCATCATCACGTACCAAACCATTAGGTTCTAATACGGCTGGTACGCCGGCTGAGGCGAGAGCACGACGAATAATGTCGTTGATGCTGGCATGACGACTTATGCGGCCTGCACTTCTACGACATGAAAGACCATGGTGTCCCGAGCCATCGACTCTTTCTCCACAGTGGCAACAATGCGGAGAGACACAGGGAGCACCCAACCGTAAGCACACAGCTAGCCGGAACGTAATGTCATCCAACATAGTTCCTATGTAGGGTGACGGGAGCGCCTGAAGCCACAAACCTGATTCCCACTCTCCCACAGCCAATAAGCGAGCTCGCTCTGCAGCATTAGAAGAAGAGTTGATTAATGACTCACGAATAATACTGCACAGCGGCACGTCCCATTGTCTCTGAGAAGAAGGGTGAACAGGTAAATCAGTAAGTGGACAGGCCATTTTCCAAGCTTCCACTGCATCAGTCAAACACGGCACCTCAAAACTAGCCAGTGATGGAGAAAGAATTTTCCTGACTAATTCAGAGGTACTGTGGACCGATGAGAGAAATGCTGGTAAGCTAATACTTGAAATTTTGCGGACGCCGAGCCCACCCATGCGAATGGGAAGGGTAGCTTGTTGCCAAGCACGGTCATCCAAAGCCACATTAAGTATGGATGATAATGTGTGTCTGATAATTTTGTctacattttccaaaatatgtgaATTTTTCCATATATGAGATGCGCGGAGAATATAAGTAAATTTTGgtccaaaacaacaataccgAATCAGAGTGAAAGCCGAATGTGAGTTGATTTTGTGTAGTCTATccgaaatattattgaaattttctattttgtcttcGATGAATGAAGGGAAACATTCATCGAATATTGGAGAACCTAGGAGGTGAAGtgaatttttatctttaattttgatattgggAGCTATTTCctgaaattttgataaaatcgttTGTCGGTCAGTAGAGTTAGGTATGTAAATTTCACATTTAGATAAATTTAGGTCAAGGCCAATGGAATTTAGTCTTTCTTTTAATAtggtaaaatcttttaaaacagtGTTGACGTCACCTCCTAGAGTTCCGTCATCTAAATACCATACGTTAAATTTGGAATTTAGTTCCCGAATAATAGGATTTATGGCTAAACTAAAAATGGCAGGTCCAAGAGGGTCTCCTTGTTGACAACCGACGGCCGATTCTATTAAATTGTCCTTATATAGTAATTTCGAAGGGTTTCGGTAACATTGCCAAAGAAAACTGTAAATTTTAGgggtttctttttgtatttctgTCAACAAGGCGTCCCTGCTTACTGAATTAAAAGCGTTTTTTATGTCAACCTTTAAAATGACCTCACTTTGATTGCTATTTATAAAGGTAGAAAGGGCATGTACCGCAGCCTCGCAGCCCCCTTTGGAACCAAAGCCTAATTGTGAGGGCTGGAATTTGCTGGCCAACGACTCATTGTAAAATGCACAGCAAATTTTGGCTGCGATACGCCTATAGGTGCAACCTACGGCAATGGGACGAATACCGCCATCCCTCTTCCGCAGGGCACATAAATTAGCCCCGTACAAGACGTCGATGACGGATTCGTTCACATTGCCGGAgagcattaaattaattagggcCGTCAGCTCCCTCAAAAGGGACTCACCAGCTTCCCCGGCGCTTGAACACGTTAGGTCCTTTAGATGTTGAGGGGACAAGCCGTCGAGGCCGCCGGCAGAACCATTTCGAAAGGAGTCGATGGCCCCACGAACCTGTTGGGCAGTAATGGCGAGGGTATGGAGTTGAGGGTTTGGTGGGTCAGGGAAAGTGAGGTCATCTGCCGGGGAAGGGTGCTTACTCTGCAAGGCTGTAACAGTCTCTGCAGAGTACGCAGCGACCACGTCACTGCTAAATAGAACCCTAGCAGCCCCACGAATATCACCATCTGCTAATTTGGACTCTACATGATGCAGCAAACCTTTGTGAGAGAAGTGTACAGGTAATTTGGGGTCGAAAGGTTGTGTTTTCAAAAAACAATTATCTTTAATTTGggttgttaaagtttttttactaGCCAAATCTTTCTGCACATGTAGAATCCTAAATGGGAAAGTTAATAATTGCTCCCAAGCACTCGGAGAGTTCTCTCGGGCTACAAGAGCAATACAACGTGCCAAACTTGAAGCCACGGATGCTCTCGCACCTCGAGGAACTCTCTTTAAAATTGGGATTGAGTTTTTGAATTTGGATAGAGTTTGCCAAAGTTGAATATTTTGAACAGGGGAGTTGGGGAAGGAGCTGAGGCTGACACTGGGGAAGGATCcacatttttgtgtttatgtacCTTGCCCAGATGTATCCTCAGACCCCgttcacccttaaaaaaacgtGCTTGAGAGCAAAGAGGGCATCTTACCAGAGTCCCATCCAGGAATGCGGCAGGTTGACTGGCGCTCTGACCGGCGTAGCTGCTGCTTCCAACATCATAAGGCATATAGCCTGGACTATAACAGTATACTTAAggtaaaaaagatataaaaaatgcttaaaaagataaaaacactATTTACACTACACGACATTGTCAAAATCCGTCAAAATATTTAgcactaaaaaaattaaaatgtaatggcCATCTTGTGGCCAGTACTCCTTGAGGCGCCGCGCGCCGCTGCGCCGCGCAGAGCCGCGACTCGCCGCGCAGAGCCGCGACTCGCCGCGCAGCGCGATGCGACGACCAGTATGATGGCTTTTACAAGTGTTTTAGGTATTCTCCAGCCACGGTTAGGATACTTTGTACCAAGACGCAAGTCGCACCAGTTAAGCCAGTCACAATACCGCGTCTTGAGCTATGCGGAGCGTTAGTTGGTGCTAAGCTACAAGATTGAATTTTCACAACATATATTTTTGGTCGGATTCCATGAttgtcatgtatttatttatgtactttatacTGTATTTACATACATCGTAATACATCGGTTATACATAATTTCGTATTATTGTaagcatttataatttattagtgtaaataatttatttattggctgTCACTGTCACTTGACTAtataattgtttgttattatttgttaaacttTTCCATtgcctgattaaaaaaattaactgtGTACTTTGCGtaacttaaaatgttttaaacaagggttttaaaataatttaggcCTTGAAAAATACTTGATTTAGACCTTAAACCTATTACGTATGAGTTCCAAGTttcaataaacttaataaaataaggtTCGAAAATGAACTTTACAACAGGGAAATCAATTTAAGGCATTTTGTG
Proteins encoded in this region:
- the LOC126911672 gene encoding uncharacterized protein LOC126911672, whose protein sequence is MPYDVGSSSYAGQSASQPAAFLDGTLVRGAIDSFRNGSAGGLDGLSPQHLKDLTCSSAGEAGESLLRELTALINLMLSGNVNESVIDVLYGANLCALRKRDGGIRPIAVGCTYRRIAAKICCAFYNESLASKFQPSQLGFGSKGGCEAAVHALSTFINSNQSEVILKVDIKNAFNSVSRDALLTEIQKETPKIYSFLWQCYRNPSKLLYKDNLIESAVGCQQGDPLGPAIFSLAINPIIRELNSKFNVWYLDDGTLGGDVNTVLKDFTILKERLNSIGLDLNLSKCEIYIPNSTDRQTILSKFQEIAPNIKIKDKNSLHLLGSPIFDECFPSFIEDKIENFNNISDRLHKINSHSAFTLIRASSLIGCGRVGIRFVASGAPVTLHRNYVG
- the LOC118278155 gene encoding adenosine 3'-phospho 5'-phosphosulfate transporter 1, whose product is MSSGIAVWCMGLVCVGVMWLVSHVYHLLIDVYEQSAALSDIEYSWFFKLLLNLVGYSTVLLPMFIMYKYLEKINYFDKISNAGRTWRVLFTCFGEPGERLPDAAKVRKDESPTREGAQLAFCFIGLMSSYLVWGLLQEKIMTQVYVMSDGSTLRFSDSQFLVFVNRLAALAAAGARLACSRAALAPVPLYKFSYCSLTNVVSAWCQYEALKYVSFPTQVLSKSCKVIPVMLMGKLVSRNKYEVYEYVTAVLISVGMIMFMFGSHDTNMVSSAMTWGGAALLGVYMVCDAFTSSWQGAVFARYQCSALHMLCAVNAFSCALTAAAHAHHAPPLQLLQHPMFLADCIVLSLSSAIGQLLIYHTIARFGAVVFTIIMTLRQAVSILLSCVVYGHRVSVGGALGVCVVLGAVLLRLYARARMRTRRRAAHL